Below is a window of Congzhengia minquanensis DNA.
GCAGTAACACAGACCAATAAACTAAACCATATCGTGTTGCAGCGTGATTGTTTGCAATAACAAATTTAGTTTATCAACCATGTACCTTACTCATTTCTCCGTTTGATTTTATGGAATGACAAATAGCCGAGCGATTTTTCCATGCGCGGCTAATTCAACCTCCTTATCAAATTTTGTACGCTTATCAGATTGGGTCAAAATAAGCAATTAAGAAGCCATCGATTTATCGGCTGCCATTGCCTTTCCCAACCTCGCACAAAACCTCATAGCGAAATTGAATTAACCGTGACAATCCTTGAAAAATCAACACTTTTCTTGGTTGTCTCTATTATACCTCTACCCTCTACTAGAGACATGGTTATGGCAACTATGTTCAAAAGTTCAAGCAACTCATCAAGTGACATGCTGCGCAAAAATCTGCCGTAAGTATTCAAGCTCTGAAAGTCTGGAGGTAAGTTACCAGCCTTATCTTTCGCGTTGCTCATCGTTTTAAACTTGAATAGCTTGAAAATTTTTTCATCTTTTTCAGGTCTAAACTGTTCAAAAAAGGGGTTCCCAGTTCCATACGCTGATTGATACCACAGCGCTGGTTCCCGCGCCTGTGTAATTCAATATAAAACCTTTTTCAGACGTTCTTCATCGTCCGACACCAACATTCCACCACCGGACGTAGTGATAATTTTGTTTCCGTTAAAAGAAAAAATACCATATTTCCCGAAAGTGCCCGTTTGTTTTCCTTTATAGGTTGCTCCAAGACTTTCAGCTGCATCTTCAAACAAGAGCACACCATATTCATCACAAATAAGCAGTATAGGTAAAATCTGTGAAAAAGCTGTTTTAACAAACATAAATAAAGCAGCAATGCAAGCTAAAACAAGGATTAATAATTTATGGTTCCACAGATTTAACAGTAAATTTAGTAAATCTATGCCCTCATCATCAATTCGTTCTTTCTCTTTTTCGATCATGCACCGAGCTCCTTATCAATCAAATTATAAATGCAGCTTAATTTTATATTTGCCAGTTCTTCGTTTTCCCACAGGCAGAAATCATGAATGGTTGCAACAAAAAGCAGGAGAATTGATTCAAATTTGTCTTTGTTCAATCCGTAAACAGCTGCCAGCTTATCTGAATACCGAATATATTCCATATAAATATTTGAAAGTTCTCTGCGTCCAAGTTCTCCATACTTAGGGCTTGAAACCACCTGATAAATAAAACGCATCATGAATTTTTCTTTCGTAAACAGCAGAAAAAAACGGCGAACCTCTTCTTTTAAATCGGAAGACAAGCTTTGAAGCTCTTTTTGAAAGATAACGTTAAGATTTCGCATATAAAGCTTGATACATTCAATAATAAGCACATCTTTAGACTTAAAATATTCATACATATTCGATGCATAAATTTCGCAGGCAGATGCAATTCTTCTCATGCTCGTATTCTCAAGCCCATTTTTCACAAACACGTTTAAACTTGTTTCTAAAATTTTTTCTTTCCGAATCTGTTTTTCGTCAAATGAAATCACGATTATCCCCCGCAGAACAAGTGTTCTAAATATAGGCAAAAAAACAGTTCACAACATAATTCTCATTATGTTGTAAACAAGAAGTGTAACAAAGTTATTCACAAGAATATGATACTATATTTATTGCAATTTGTCAATAGCTTTTGTCGTTTTTGGATGTAATTACAATTATTTTGGCATAACAAACAAAACCAATGAAAGTTCAATTTTCTTCATTGGTTATTTTGTCATTCTATTTTACAGTGTGTTTTGCTTTTTTTGAAGTGTGTAAGCAGCCGTGGAGGGCTGCTTTTTATTTTTTACACAACATAATGAGAATTATGTAACATGATACTATATAGCAACAACATAATGAGAATTAGGTTGTTTATTTTTTAATTTGTTGATATAACAAATTTAATTCCTGAATTTGTTGCCTGTGAATTTCTCCGCTCTCCATTGTGTAAATCCTTGTGGTGTTTACACTTGCGTGTCCCAATATATCTGCAAGCCTTACTATGTCTTTGTGCAGAGAATAATAGGTTTTCGCAAATAAATGACGTAGATTGTGAGGAAACACTTTGTCTTTAGAAACGCCAGCAGAATCACAAAGCTTTTTCATATCGGCCCATATATTGCTCCTGTTCAGTGGCCGTCCTGTTCTTGTAACAAAAACAGGCCCTCTTATTATTTTGTTTCGTTTTACATACTCTTTCAAAATTTTGCAAAGCTGTTTTGTCAGCATAACCACGCGCATTTTTCCCTTGCAGTTGATAAAAGCTTCTCTCGACTCTACCGCTTCCACGGTTATAAATTTCAGTTCCGAAACCCTTATTCCTGTAGAACAAATAGTCTGCATCAGGTAGAACAATCTTTCATTGCCATTATTAAGCGCCGCTTTTAACAGCTTTTCATAGTCAGATTTTGTCAGTTCCTTTTCGCTAGATGCAAAAATTTGTTTTTGAATTTTTACAGATTTTATTTTGCAGTCTACGCGGTCACAAAACTCAAAAAAACTGTTTAGCGATGAAATTACCGCATTAACGCTGGCGGGCGCAAGCTTTTGCATTATGCCCTGCTTATATTCCAGCACAAGCTCCTTGCTCATCGTCCGGCTTCCCAGCCAGACAGAAAACACCGTACAGTCGTGAATATACTTTTCCAGCGTTGATGCAGACTTTTCTTCGTTTAGCAAATGCGTTTTAAAGCTTCCAATTAAATTTTCACTTATCGTTCTCATATTGAACAACTCCTTTTTTCTAAATGTAACATTCGTATCAAACTTTTTTAGAAGTTGTCAATAGTTTGTGCAATTCTGTTGAAATCATAAGATAAAAAAAGGACCACATTTTGGTCCTTTTTGTTCAAAAAATTAACGTTCCGCGCAGAATAACGTGTTTTATCGCAAGCTTGTCATTTAAAATTAAAATGTCGGCAAGTTTTCCCGGTGTTAAACTTCCGGTTTTATGATAAATACCTGCTGTTTCTGCCGGATTTTTCGACGCCATCATACAGGCGTCCTCAAGAGGGATGCCCACAGACACCAAATTTTTAACACAGTCAATTAAACAGGAATATCCGCCGGCCAAAGAACCGTCTTCCGTAAAGGTTTTTTTATCTCTCACCGACAGCACTCGTCCGTTCACGCAGTAATCCCCGTCCGGCATGCCTGCGGCAATTTCCGAGTCGGTTATCAGGTTTATCTTGTGCCTGCCCTTAATTTTATAAACCAATTTCACTACCTCAGGGTGAATGTGAACAAAATCGCAAATGAGTTCGCATTTTACCGTTTCATCTGAAAGAAGCGCCCCGGCCGTGCCCGGTTCTCTGTGAGAGAGCGGACGCATGGCGTTAAAAAGGTGCGTTCCCTGCTTTAATCCAAGTGAAAGTGCATGTTTCACTTGTTCAAAAACTGCGTCTGTGTGGCCCGCCGAAACGCAAACGCCTGCTTCACAGGCTTTTTGAATTACGCTGTCTGCACCGGGCAGTTCCGGCGCCATTGTAATAATTTTTAAATATCTCCCTGCGGCATTTAACAGCCTTTCAAATTCCTGAACATCAGGATTTCGAATATTTTCCGGCAGATGCGCCCCCTTATACTTTAAAGAAAAATAGGGGCCTTCTAAATGAATTCCATAAACAGCGGCGCAGTTTTTCTTTGTGTTTTCAGCACAGCTGCGTAAATATTGAATAGAGGAAATCAGCTTTTCCTCTTTTGCTGCCGACAACGCTGGCACCAGCGAGGTAGTTCCGTTTTTTGCTTCAAAACCTGCTATTGTTTCAAATGTGTCTGCATCAAAATCAATAAATGTTTTTCCCATTGCGCCGTGCATATGCGTGTCGATAAACCCCGGCACAACATAGCAGCCGCTGGCGTCAATTGCTTTCGCTTTCTCACAGCTTCCAATTGCTTCAATCTGTTCACCGTTTGTTTGCAGGTCGCCTGTAATAAACTGAAAGTCGTCATTTAAAAGCTTGCCGCCCTTAATCCACATCGCCATACGCCTCCCTGTCGCAGATTAAAACAACATCCGGGTGCACCTTTAACATTGTGGCAGGAACTTCCGTGTCGATTTCTTCTGTTAACAGCTGGCTCACTGCATCATGTTTTTCTTTTCCGTTTGCCAAAAGAATGATTTTTCTGGACTTTAAAATAGTTGCTATCCCCATTGTCAGTGCCTGTTTGGGAACACTCTCAATGCTGTCAAAAAATCTTGCGTTGGCCTCAATGGTGCTTTCTGTCAGGTCAGTAATGTGCGTGGAGGTGTTTAACGCATCATCCGGCTCGTTAAATCCAATGTGGCCGTTTCGTCCAATTCCTAAAATCTGCAAGTCAATTCCGTCACAGCTCTCAATTAATGCGTCAAAAGCATCACATTCTGTTTCCGGGTCATCTGTTTCGCCATTTAAGATGTGAACATTTTCCGGCGCAAGATTTACCCGGCCGCATAAATGCTGATTCATAAAATAGTGATAACTCTGCGGGTTGTCAGGCGAAATGGGATAATATTCGTCTAAGTTAAACGTAACCACGTCTTTAAAATCAATCTCGCCGGCGTTGTAAAGACGCACAAGCTCCTCATACATACCAATTGGCGTTGCGCCTGTGGCAAGCCCCAAAACGCAGTTTGGCTTTAAGCAAATTTGGCTGGCAACCAGCTTTGCTGCGTTTTTCGATAGTTCCTCATAAGTATTACAAAGTATCACCCGCATGTTTTTCTCACCTTTCAAATAATTGTTCTTAAAAATGCTAATCCTTCTGAAAGGGCAGTCGCACAATCTTCCGTCCCTTCAAATTCCACGTCTACAAAGCCATCAAACCCAGCCCGCTTTAAAATTGCCAAACACTGGGCAACGGGAACAATTCCCTGCCCAACCGTTGTTCCCTTCAGGCAGTTGCAGCCCCGGGTTTCGAAATAACCCTCATCGTTTTTGCGGTCTGCAAACGAAATTTTTACAAAATCCTTTGCATGAACCAAAAACGCCAGGTTTGCCACCTTCGACACCGCTCTGGCCGAATCTTCATCGGTGCACAAAAAGTTGCCCATGTCAACAAGCGTTCCAAAGTTGGGATGATTGACAGCGTTCACCAGCCGCTCCACGCGGTCGCTGTCCTGACAGATATAGCCGTGGTTTTCCGTCATTGTTTGAATGCCCAGCGTTTGGGCATATTCCGTTACCTCCCGGATTGCTGCAACAAGTGTTGGCAGCGCCTGGTCGAACGACCTGAAAACGTCATAACCATACATTACATCGTGCCGAAAAAGCTTTGCGCCAAGCGCGTTTGCCACATCAAGACTTGTTTTAAGCCGCTCAATTTCAGCACTGTTGTCCTTTTGCGCCAAATTTGCCCCCACTAAATAGGCTGAAATTTCAATACTGCATTTGTTCGCCTCCGCCTTAATTTGTTTTGCATATTCCGCCTGCGAAACCCCCTCCGGCGGCATGAGTTCTGTAAATTCAATGGCATCGAACCCCAGCTCTTTCGCTTTTGCAACCGCGGTTAGCTGTGTTAATTTTCCACTCTTAATATATTGTGAAAAGGAATAAGAACTTACACCTATTTTCATGCTAATCCAACCTTTCTCATTTTAACAGCACTTCATGGCCTGTGCGGGCAGATTCATAAATCGCCTCTAAAATTTTCATAATCACCACGCCGTCTTCTGCCGGGGCTTTGCAGGGTGTGCCGTTTAAAGCGCAATCCACAAAATGCTCCATTTCTGCGGTGAACATTTCTTTCCCAAACTTGTAGTTTTCCGTATGCGGCGTAACGTCTGCCAAAAAGTTGTTCCATTCCGTATAAATTTTCATTCCATCTGCGTCAATCTTAATTCCGCCTTTTGTTCCAAACAGTTCTTTTTTCGTGGTCTGCTCGCCGTTTAAACTGTAGCTGGTTTCCAATAAAGTGGTTTTGCCGTCTTCATATTTAATCATGGCAACCGCAAAGTCTTCCACATTAAAGGGGTCGTCCGGCTTTGCATCTTTCGGAATCCAGCCTACATTCGTTTTTAAATATTTTCTGTCTTTTAAACGGTCAGACGTGGAGGCAAAAACACTAATTGGTTTCGGGTTTCCCATCAGCTGCCTTGTCAGATCAATTACATGCACGCCCAAGTCAATTACCGGGCCGCCGCCGGACAGTTCCTTATTGGAAAACCAACCACCGGGCGAACCGTGCCGTCTTAAATAGGTGGCTTTTGAGTAATAGATGTCTCCCAGATATCCATTGTCGACAAAGTCCTTTGCAATGCCGCTTTCCGGGTCAAACCGAAGCACAAAGCCAATCATTAAAAGTTTATTGTTTCGTTTTGAAGCCTCCAGCATTTCTTCTGCTTCCTTCACGGAATATGCCATGGGCTTTTCACACAGCACATGGAGCCCTGCGTCAAGAGCGTCAATGGTGCATTTTGCATGATTACAGTTCCACACACACACATCGGCCGCATCTAGCTGTTCGTTTGCCAGCATTTCTGCCTCTGTTGCATATTTTTTTTCAATATTAAATAAGTCGGCTGTCTCATTAAGCCGTTCGGCGTTAATATCGCAAATTGCCGCGATCTCTACATTGTCCAATGTTTGATAGGCATTTAAGTGAACGTTAGCAATGTTTCCCGCGCCAACCATTCCAATTCTTAGCTTTTTCATTTTTTATCGCTCCCTGTCAGTTCTTTTAAATAATCCACGGCAATTTTAATATCCCTTGCAGGATTATCGCCGCACTCGCGCTCAATAGTTAAAAAACCTTCATATCCAATGTCCTCTAAAGCCGCCAAATATTCTGGGAACGGAACCGTTCCTGCACCCAGCGGCACCTCTCTAAAAAAGCCGCCCTCGGTATATTCCGGAGGAATGGGGTGCACCACTCTGTAAATAAATTCCGGGTTCGACTCTTTCAGCTTAATCCCGTCCTTCGCGTGGGTATGAACGATATAATCCTTAAGGGTATAAACTGCCTGCACTGGGTCG
It encodes the following:
- a CDS encoding sugar phosphate isomerase/epimerase family protein, producing MKIGVSSYSFSQYIKSGKLTQLTAVAKAKELGFDAIEFTELMPPEGVSQAEYAKQIKAEANKCSIEISAYLVGANLAQKDNSAEIERLKTSLDVANALGAKLFRHDVMYGYDVFRSFDQALPTLVAAIREVTEYAQTLGIQTMTENHGYICQDSDRVERLVNAVNHPNFGTLVDMGNFLCTDEDSARAVSKVANLAFLVHAKDFVKISFADRKNDEGYFETRGCNCLKGTTVGQGIVPVAQCLAILKRAGFDGFVDVEFEGTEDCATALSEGLAFLRTII
- a CDS encoding Gfo/Idh/MocA family protein; translated protein: MKKLRIGMVGAGNIANVHLNAYQTLDNVEIAAICDINAERLNETADLFNIEKKYATEAEMLANEQLDAADVCVWNCNHAKCTIDALDAGLHVLCEKPMAYSVKEAEEMLEASKRNNKLLMIGFVLRFDPESGIAKDFVDNGYLGDIYYSKATYLRRHGSPGGWFSNKELSGGGPVIDLGVHVIDLTRQLMGNPKPISVFASTSDRLKDRKYLKTNVGWIPKDAKPDDPFNVEDFAVAMIKYEDGKTTLLETSYSLNGEQTTKKELFGTKGGIKIDADGMKIYTEWNNFLADVTPHTENYKFGKEMFTAEMEHFVDCALNGTPCKAPAEDGVVIMKILEAIYESARTGHEVLLK
- the nagA gene encoding N-acetylglucosamine-6-phosphate deacetylase produces the protein MAMWIKGGKLLNDDFQFITGDLQTNGEQIEAIGSCEKAKAIDASGCYVVPGFIDTHMHGAMGKTFIDFDADTFETIAGFEAKNGTTSLVPALSAAKEEKLISSIQYLRSCAENTKKNCAAVYGIHLEGPYFSLKYKGAHLPENIRNPDVQEFERLLNAAGRYLKIITMAPELPGADSVIQKACEAGVCVSAGHTDAVFEQVKHALSLGLKQGTHLFNAMRPLSHREPGTAGALLSDETVKCELICDFVHIHPEVVKLVYKIKGRHKINLITDSEIAAGMPDGDYCVNGRVLSVRDKKTFTEDGSLAGGYSCLIDCVKNLVSVGIPLEDACMMASKNPAETAGIYHKTGSLTPGKLADILILNDKLAIKHVILRGTLIF
- a CDS encoding sugar transferase; this encodes MTQAREPALWYQSAYGTGNPFFEQFRPEKDEKIFKLFKFKTMSNAKDKAGNLPPDFQSLNTYGRFLRSMSLDELLELLNIVAITMSLVEGRGIIETTKKSVDFSRIVTVNSISL
- a CDS encoding TetR family transcriptional regulator, with the translated sequence MISFDEKQIRKEKILETSLNVFVKNGLENTSMRRIASACEIYASNMYEYFKSKDVLIIECIKLYMRNLNVIFQKELQSLSSDLKEEVRRFFLLFTKEKFMMRFIYQVVSSPKYGELGRRELSNIYMEYIRYSDKLAAVYGLNKDKFESILLLFVATIHDFCLWENEELANIKLSCIYNLIDKELGA
- a CDS encoding tyrosine-type recombinase/integrase, which translates into the protein MRTISENLIGSFKTHLLNEEKSASTLEKYIHDCTVFSVWLGSRTMSKELVLEYKQGIMQKLAPASVNAVISSLNSFFEFCDRVDCKIKSVKIQKQIFASSEKELTKSDYEKLLKAALNNGNERLFYLMQTICSTGIRVSELKFITVEAVESREAFINCKGKMRVVMLTKQLCKILKEYVKRNKIIRGPVFVTRTGRPLNRSNIWADMKKLCDSAGVSKDKVFPHNLRHLFAKTYYSLHKDIVRLADILGHASVNTTRIYTMESGEIHRQQIQELNLLYQQIKK
- the nagB gene encoding glucosamine-6-phosphate deaminase; translated protein: MRVILCNTYEELSKNAAKLVASQICLKPNCVLGLATGATPIGMYEELVRLYNAGEIDFKDVVTFNLDEYYPISPDNPQSYHYFMNQHLCGRVNLAPENVHILNGETDDPETECDAFDALIESCDGIDLQILGIGRNGHIGFNEPDDALNTSTHITDLTESTIEANARFFDSIESVPKQALTMGIATILKSRKIILLANGKEKHDAVSQLLTEEIDTEVPATMLKVHPDVVLICDREAYGDVD